A DNA window from Camelina sativa cultivar DH55 chromosome 17, Cs, whole genome shotgun sequence contains the following coding sequences:
- the LOC104754883 gene encoding PHD finger-like domain-containing protein 5B, which yields MAKHHPDLIMCRKQPGIAIGRLCEKCDGKCVICDSYVRPCTLVRICDECNYGSFQGRCVICGGVGISDAYYCKECTQQEKDRDGCPKIVNLGSAKTDLFYERKKYGFKKR from the coding sequence ATGGCCAAGCATCATCCTGATTTGATCATGTGCCGGAAACAACCTGGCATTGCCATTGGGAGATTGTGCGAGAAATGTGATGGCAAATGCGTGATATGCGATTCCTATGTCCGTCCGTGTACTCTGGTTCGGATTTGCGATGAATGCAACTATGGTTCATTCCAGGGGAGGTGTGTCATATGCGGAGGAGTTGGAATCTCAGATGCTTACTACTGCAAAGAGTGTACACAacaagagaaagatagagatgGTTGTCCTAAGATTGTCAATCTTGGCAGTGCGAAAACTGATCTCTTCTACGAACGTAAGAAATATGGTTTCAAAAAACGATGA
- the LOC104759105 gene encoding uncharacterized protein LOC104759105: MDSNELETNAIIVHDEATATATGSVPPEEGGEGPIQDDEPDDEDPRERDAFDIEKAVLEFVDEPSIVHDEYPDSSSDEDDEARRVRKRNNIRKVDGTLYYHQTFFNAIAFKEAVLGHALKTGCNIAQYRYDKTKIGFRCAGDGCIWRIYCAITKKCRRWRVNKYIDKHTCNPNGDCEMLKVLVISRLFLDQIREEPEYFMPMKIEQTIKAKWKITVSRPQCQAARNKALRWIEKEYDEQFARLQDYAAEIRESNQDSTVEVVTVTNDAGEEVFNSFYVCFDVLKRTWKDSCRPLIGLDGTFIKGKVKGQLLVALGRDSDNAIYPIAWGCVQVENIVNWLWFVRKMKADLGLMDGDGYIIISDRQKGLIRAVELELPKAEHRMCVRHIYSNLKKSHGKDKEMKKYVWDIAWSYNEKDFEANMIKLQNYSEIVWRDVVKSKPRTWCRAFYKQGNFCEDVENNSVESFNNSILKARDKAFVPMLETIRRLAMVRIAKRSAESHDHNGRCTPYVSKFLAKEIEKASECQIRRSTNDSYEATLSGVSHRVSLTERTCTCQKWQICGIPCEHAYGVMIDRKFEVEDYVCFWFRTPMWRRNYTEGLVPQRGPAYWPSTNLPNVHRPPSPPQPGRKKGKESKKDKKRKKGPNESPSKKSSKKLKRIMHCGMCGEAGHNSRFHSKKKSTKQTFEPQIAQGTQGTQVEPWMHF; encoded by the exons ATGGATTCGAATGAGCTGGAGACGAATGCGATAATTGTTCATGACGAGGCTACTGCTACTGCTACTGGGTCTGTTCCGCcagaggaaggaggagaaggtCCGATCCAAGACGATGAACCCGATGATGAAGATCCAAGAGAGCGAGACGCCTTTGACATCGAGAAAGCTGTATTGGAGTTTGTAGACGAACCATCGATTGTTCATGATGAGTATCCGGACAGttcaagtgatgaagatgatgaagctcGTCGGGTGAGAAAGCGGAACAACATCAGAAAAGTCGATGGGACTTTGTACTATCACCAGACATTCTTCAACGCCATTGCATTTAAGGAAGCTGTACTCGGCCATGCTCTGAAGACTGGATGCAACATCGCACAGTACAGGTATGATAAAACCAAGATTGGATTTAGATGTGCTGGCGATGGATGTATTTGGCGCATATATTGTGCAATCACGAAGAAATGTAGGAGGTGGAGGGTGAATAAGTACATTGATAAGCATACATGTAATCCAAATGGAGATTGTGAGATGTTGAAGGTTCTTGTTATCTCTAGGTTGTTTCTAGATCAAATCAGAGAAGAACCTGAGTATTTCATGCCAATGAAGATAGAACAAACCATTAAAGCAAAATGGAAGATCACTGTATCTAGGCCTCAATGTCAAGCTGCAAGGAATAAAGCTTTGAGATGGATTGAGAAAGAGTATGATGAGCAGTTTGCAAGGCTCCAAGATTATGCGGCTGAGATACGAGAATCAAACCAAGATTCAACTGTTGAAGTTGTCACTGTGACTAACGATGCAGGAGAAGAGGTATTTAACAGTTTCTATGTCTGCTTTGATGTGCTCAAGAGAACATGGAAAGATTCTTGTAGGCCACTAATAGGTTTAGATGGAACCTTTATAAAAGGTAAAGTTAAAGGTCAGTTGCTGGTTGCTTTAGGTAGAGATTCAGATAATGCTATATACCCAATAGCATGGGGGTGTGTACAAGTAGAAAACATAGTAAATTGGTTGTGGTTTGTGAGGAAGATGAAGGCTGATTTGGGACTAATGGATGGTGATGGTTATATCATAATCTCTGATCGCCAAAAG gGACTCATCCGAGCTGTTGAGTTAGAGCTACCAAAAGCTGAGCATAGAATGTGTGTCCGACACATTTATAGCAACTTGAAGAAAAGTCATGGGAAAGataaagagatgaagaagtatGTCTGGGATATTGCATGGAGCTACAATGAGAAGGATTTTGAAGCAAACATGATCAAGCTTCAAAACTACAGTGAGATTGTCTGGCGTGATGTGGTAAAGTCGAAACCAAGAACTTGGTGCAGGGCGTTCTACAAGCAAGGGAACTTCTGTGAAGATGTTGAGAATAACTCAGTCGAGTCATTCAACAACTCCATTTTGAAAGCCAGGGACAAAGCATTTGTGCCAATGCTTGAGACCATAAGGAGACTTGCGATGGTCAGGATTGCCAAGAGATCTGCTGAATCTCATGATCACAATGGGAGATGCACGCCATATGTGTCTAAGTTCCTTgccaaagaaattgaaaaagctTCTGAATGCCAGATAAGAAGGAGCACAAACGACAGTTACGAAGCTACACTTAGTGGAGTTTCTCATCGGGTAAGCTTGACTGAGAGGACTTGCACTTGTCAGAAATGGCAAATCTGTGGCATTCCTTGTGAGCATGCTTATGGAGTCATGATTGATAGGAAGTTTGAGGTTGAAGACTATGTGTGTTTCTGGTTTCGGACACCTATGTGGAGGAGGAACTACACAGAAGGCCTTGTTCCACAAAGAGGACCTGCTTATTGGCCATCTACCAACCTCCCTAATGTGCATAGACCACCATCACCACCGCAGCCTGGGAGGAAGAAAGGAAAGGAAAGTAAGAAGgacaaaaagaggaagaaaggacCAAATGAGTCTCCTTCGAAAAAATCATctaaaaagttgaaaaggaTAATGCATTGTGGTATGTGTGGTGAAGCTGGTCACAATTCTAGGTTTCactcgaagaagaagtctacTAAACAG ACATTTGAACCACAGATTGCTCAAGGCACTCAAGGCACTCAAGTGGAACCATGGATGCATTTTTAG
- the LOC104754881 gene encoding putative F-box protein At1g67390: MAASSSRVSSDARGKKNLLNADRLSMLPDEVLLIILKKIPTEEAVRTSELSTRWKDVWKHLPSLIFDMRKTFNAQMGSLADRSVHIADLITKVINNHKGRLEYCRINHFSYQSKDGALEAWIRTLIHVKGTKSLSLLNHLGHNRRCSMLHLLPNTFSHPALTSLSLYRYDFETANPFNKCDNLMILELGRICAEVGVFNTIIAACLSLKVLVLEITTYSHLGCLKIHNNNLKLLHVSCSHIESIEVSAPLLDIFSIRFTFVTKDNFLLAAPRVLQINESYWAAKVRTPHISYNISCNAQEKESIEHNFVVSRDTDYLARFQTLAVIVDLMNPREVQMLREVLVAWNGIMRKLEISFTDTNIPKKLEGESSISGGEKKKWEDGQIFPNAHFRVDVLWVFNFNGCDEKQFELASRFVTQGTVTRKMMIKPSLIPPSEETEAAVAKLMELPKGNEELSIELCF; encoded by the exons ATGgctgcatcatcatcaagagTATCGTCAGATGCAAGAGGCAAAAAGAACCTTCTTAACGCTGATCGGCTCAGCATGCTTCCGGACGAAGTGTTGCTCATAATTCTAAAGAAAATACCCACTGAAGAAGCTGTCCGGACAAGTGAGTTGTCTACACGTTGGAAGGATGTTTGGAAACATTTGCCGTCTCTTATCTTTGATATGCGAAAAACTTTCAACGCCCAAATGGGATCCTTGGCCGATCGTTCGGTTCACATTGCTGACCTTATCACAAAG GTTATAAACAATCACAAAGGTCGTCTAGAGTACTGCAGAATCAACCATTTTTCATACCAATCAAAAGACGGTGCTCTCGAAGCTTGGATTCGAACTCTGATTCATGTGAAAGGCACCAAAAGTCTCTCACTGCTAAACCATCTTGGTCACAATAGGAGATGCAGCATGCTCCACTTGCTCCCAAACACATTCTCCCATCCAGCCCTCACCTCACTCAGCTTATATCGCTACGACTTTGAAACTGCAAATCCCTTTAACAAGTGCGACAATCTCATGATTCTCGAACTTGGTAGAATTTGTGCTGAGGTTGGTGTGTTCAACACAATCATTGCTGCGTGCCTCTCCCTCAAGGTGTTGGTACTTGAAATCACGACGTACAGCCATCTTGGTTGTTTGAAGATTCATAACAACAATTTAAAGCTCTTGCACGTGTCTTGCTCTCATATAGAGAGCATTGAAGTGTCTGCACCTCTTCTGGATATCTTCTCCATTCGCTTTACTTTTGTTACGAAAGATAACTTCCTCCTTGCAGCCCCTAGAGTACTTCAAATTAATGAAAGCTATTGGGCTGCAAAAGTAAGGACACCTCATATCAGCTACAACATATCGTGTAATGCTCAG GAGAAAGAAAGCATCGAGCATAACTTCGTGGTGAGTAGAGATACTGACTATTTGGCGCGGTTTCAAACTTTGGCGGTGATCGTGGATTTAATGAATCCAAGGGAAGTTCAAATGTTGAGAGAGGTGTTAGTTGCATGGAACGGGATAATGAGGAAGCTCGAGATATCGTTTACG GATACCAACATTCCTAAGAAATTAGAAGGTGAATCTTCTATTAGtggaggagagaagaaaaagtgGGAAGATGGACAAATATTTCCCAACGCTCATTTTCGCGTAGATGTTTTGTGGGTGTTTAATTTCAATGGTTGCGATGAAAAACAGTTTGAATTGGCTTCGCGTTTTGTGACGCAAGGGACCGTGACGAGGAAAATGATGATCAAGCCATCGTTGATTCCTCCAAGCGAAGAGACAGAAGCCGCTGTGGCCAAACTAATGGAACTTCCCAAAGGTAACGAAGAGCTTAGCATTGAATTAtgcttctaa
- the LOC104754880 gene encoding ran-binding protein 1 homolog a: MATNEPEHEHRDEEEAGANEDEDTGAQVAPIVRLEEVAVTTGEEDEDAVLDLKSKLYRFDKDANQWKERGAGTVKLLKHKNTGKIRLVMRQSKTLKICANHLVKSGMTVQEHVGNEKSCVWHARDFADGELKDELFCIRFASIENCKTFMQKFKEVAESEEEKEESKDASDAAGLLEKLTVEEKKTEEKTEEKPVEKVKSEVEETKKSEVEKSGEEKKPEETGPST, encoded by the exons ATGGCGACCAACGAACCCGAGCACGAGCACAGAGACGAGGAAGAGGCAGGAGCTAACGAGGATGAGGACACCGGAGCTCAGGTTGCTCCGATCGTTAGGCTTGAGGAGGTTGCCGTCACTACCGGCGAGGAAGACGAAGACGCCGTCCTCGATCT GAAATCGAAGCTGTATCGGTTCGATAAGGATGCGAATCAGTGGAAGGAGAGAGGAGCTGGTACTGTGAAGCTCTTAAAGCATAAGAACACTGGCAAGATTCGTCTCGTTATGAGGCAATCGAAAACTCTGAAGATCTGTGCTAACCACTTGG TTAAATCGGGCATGACTGTTCAGGAACACGTTGGAAATGAAAAGTCTTGTGTATGGCACGCTCGTGACTTTGCTGATGGGGAACTCAAGGATGAGCTTTTCTGCATCCGATTTGCTTCAATCGAGA ATTGCAAAACATTTATGCAAAAGTTCAAGGAAGTTGCTGAatctgaagaagagaaagaagagagcaaaGATGCCTCTGACGCCGCTGGTCTTCTTGAGAAACTGACTGTGGAAGAGAAAAAGACAGAGGAGAAAACCGAAGAGAAACCTGTGGAGAAGGTGAAGTCTGAAGTAGAGGAAACCAAAAAGAGTGAGGTGGAGAAATCTGGTGAAGAAAAGAAACCCGAAGAAACTGGTCCCTCCACTTAA
- the LOC104754885 gene encoding internal alternative NAD(P)H-ubiquinone oxidoreductase A1, mitochondrial-like, whose amino-acid sequence MFLIKNLVRISPTTSSVGNVFRNPESYTLSSRFCTALRRQPQVSETVQAKEDVANNNGLELEPQRYDGLAPTREGEKPRVLVLGSGWAGCRLMKGIDTSIYDVVCVSPRNHMVFTPLLASTCVGTLEFRSVAEPISRIQPAISREPGSYYFLANCSKLDADNHEVHCETVTEGSSTLKPWKFKIAYDKLILACGAEASTFGINGVLENAIFLREVHHAQEIRRKLLLNLMLSEVPGISQGEKKRLLHCVVVGGGPTGVEFSGELSDFIMKDVRQRYAHVKDDIRVTLIEARDILSSFDDRLRHYAIKQLNKSGVKLVRGIVKEVKPQKLILDDGTEVPYGLLVWSTGVGPSSFVRSLGFPKDPGGRIGIDEWMRVPSAQDVFAIGDCSGYLASTGKSTLPALAQVAEREGKYLANLLNVMGKAGGGRAMSAKDMELGEPFVYKHLGSMATIGRYKALVDLRESKEGKGISMAGFVSWFIWRSAYLTRVVSWRNRFYVAINWLTTFVFGRDISRI is encoded by the exons ATGTTTTTGATCAAAAACCTAGTAAGAATCTCGCCGACTACTTCATCGGTCGGAAACGTGTTCAGAAACCCTGAATCCTACACTCTCTCTTCCCGTTTCTGTACCGCTCTGCGAAGGCAACCACAAGTGAGCGAGACGGTTCAAGCAAAGGAGGATGTAGCTAATAATAATGGGTTGGAGTTGGAGCCACAACGTTACGACGGTTTGGCTCCGActagagaaggagagaagccGAGGGTTCTGGTTCTCGGGTCGGGTTGGGCGGGTTGTCGTCTTATGAAAGGGATCGATACGAGTATTTACGATGTCGTTTGTGTGTCTCCTAGGAACCACATGGTCTTCACCCCTCTCTTGGCTTCTACTTGTGTCGGTACGCTTGAGTTTAGGTCCGTTGCTGAGCCAATCTCTCGTATCCAACCGGCGATTTCAAGAGAACCCGGTTCTTATTACTTCCTCGCTAATTGCTCTAAACTCGATGCTGATAATCATGAG GTGCACTGTGAGACGGTAACTGAGGGATCAAGCACATTGAAGCCATGGAAGTTCAAGATCGCTTATGACAAACTGATTCTAGCTTGTGGTGCAGAAGCATCCACATTTGGAATTAATGGAGTCTTAGAAAACGCCATCTTCCTCCGTGAGGTTCACCATGCTCAGGAGATTCGTAGGAAGCTTCTTCTTAACCTCATGCTCTCTGAAGTTCCAG GCATATCacaaggagagaagaagaggctgTTGCATTGCGTTGTGGTTGGAGGTGGGCCGACTGGTGTCGAGTTTAGTGGTGAATTGAGTGATTTCATCATGAAAGATGTTCGCCAGAGATATGCTCATGTCAAAGACGACATTCGTGTTACTTTGATTGAG GCAAGGGATATACTTTCTTCTTTCGATGATCGACTCAGGCACTATGCAATCAAGCAGCTAAACAAG TCTGGAGTGAAGCTTGTGCGTGGGATTGTGAAAGAAGTAAAGCCTCAGAAGCTAATTCTTGATGATGGCACCGAAGTTCCTTATGGACTCTTAGTCTGGTCCACTGGTGTTGGTCCATCTTCATTTGTGAGGTCTCTTGGTTTTCCAAAAGATCCAGGTGGCAG GATTGGAATTGATGAGTGGATGCGTGTACCTTCTGCACAAGACGTGTTTGCGATTGGTGACTGTAGTGGTTACCTTGCGAGCACAGGGAAATCAACACTTCCTGCTCTTGCACAG GTGGCTGAGAGAGAAGGCAAATACTTGGCGAATCTGTTGAACGTGATGGGAAAAGCTGGAGGTGGAAGAGCCATGAGTGCAAAAGACATGGAACTTGGAGAACCATTTGTGTACAAGCATTTGGGAAGTATGGCTACTATTGGAAGATACAAAGCTCTCGTTGATCTCCGTGAGAGTAAG GAAGGAAAAGGAATATCAATGGCAGGCTTTGTGAGCTGGTTCATATGGAGGTCTGCGTATCTGACTCGAGTCGTCAGCTGGAGAAACCGTTTCTATGTCGCTATCAACTGGCTCACCACTTTTGTCTTTGGTCGTGACATTAGCCGAATCTGA
- the LOC104754884 gene encoding protein PSY3-like, whose protein sequence is MGYCYTIRLCLCIFFALSIVSSARITLSSFSENEKMVERGRSLMVSTNDYDKPSANARHNPPGRRGGGRRRRG, encoded by the exons ATGGGTTATTGTTATACAATTCGGCTGTGTTTGTGCATCTTCTTTGCACTTTCGATCGTCTCTTCCGCTCGAATCACCTTATCATCATTTTCAG AAAATGAAAAGATGGTGGAGAGAGGTAGATCGTTGATGGTGAGCACCAATGACTATGACAAACCATCGGCCAACGCACGGCACAACCCACCAGGAAGGCGTGGAGGAGGTCGGAGACGGAGAGGAtga
- the LOC104754882 gene encoding probable protein phosphatase 2C 2 codes for MSLAVAVCNSPVFSPSSSLFCNKPPAHETLTLSLSHLNPPASSPSLSSAPPTSPFCLRLLKPPAKLGFGTDSVPGGVLKRKRPMRLDIPVGTAAAEASVTTETPREESREVEREGDEYSVYCKRGRREAMEDRFSAITNHRGDPKQAIFGVYDGHGGSKAAEFAANNLCSNILDEIVGGMNDSEIKEAVRRGYLETDSEFLREKDAKGGSCCVTALINDGNLVVSNAGDCRAVLSVGGHAEAMTSDHRPSREEERNRIESSGGYVDTFKSVWRIQGSLAVSRGIGDAHLKQWIISEPETKVLRINPQHEFLILASDGLWDKVSNQEAVDIARPFCIGTDQKQKPLLACKKLVDLSVSRGSLDDISVMLIPLSRFL; via the exons ATGTCGCTTGCAGTTGCCGTTTGCAACTCTCCGGTGTTCTCTCCGTCATCGTCACTTTTCTGCAACAAACCACCGGCGCATGAAACCCTAACTCTATCTCTATCCCATCTCAATCCtccagcttcttctccttctctttcctcTGCGCCTCCCACATCTCCGTTCTGCCTCCGTCTCCTCAAACCGCCAGCTAAATTAGGGTTTGGAACGGACTCTGTTCCCGGAGGCGTTCTGAAGAGGAAACGCCCGATGAGGCTTGATATACCGGTTGGTACTGCAGCTGCGGAGGCGTCGGTGACTACAGAGACGCCGAGGGAGGAGAGCAGAGAGGTGGAGAGGGAAGGTGATGAGTACTCTGTTTACTgcaagagaggaagaagagaagctaTGGAGGATCGTTTCTCTGCCATCACCAATCATCGAGGTGATCCCAAACAG GCAATATTCGGAGTCTATGATGGCCACGGAGGATCAAAAGCGGCTGAGTTTGCGGCCAACAACTTGTGTAGTAACATTTTAGATGAGATTGTTGGTGGGATGAACGATTCAGAGATTAAAGAAGCTGTAAGACGCGGTTATCTAGAGACTGATTCTGAGTTTCTAAGGGAGAAAGATGCTAAGGGCGGCTCTTGCTGTGTCACGGCTCTGATCAACGATGGGAATCTCGTGGTGTCCAATGCCGGGGACTGTCGTGCTGTTTTGAGCGTTGGAGGACACGCTGAGGCTATGACTTCTGATCATCGCccttcgagagaagaagaacgtAACAGAATTGAGAGCTCG GGGGGTTATGTGGATACATTCAAAAGTGTTTGGAGAATCCAAGGATCTTTAGCAGTATCTAGAGGAATAGGAGATGCTCATCTCAAACAATGGATAATATCTGAACCAGAGACAAAGGTTCTACGGATCAATCCCCAACACGAGTTCTTGATCTTAGCATCAGACGGTCTGTGGGACAAGGTTAGTAATCAGGAGGCAGTAGATATAGCTAGACCATTTTGCATAGGAACCGATCAGAAACAGAAGCCATTGTTAGCTTGTAAGAAGCTAGTTGACCTCTCCGTATCACGAGGCTCCTTGGACGATATCAGTGTGATGTTGATTCCGTTGTCCCGCTTCCTCTGA
- the LOC104754886 gene encoding protein SMAX1-LIKE 6-like: MPTPVITARECLTEEAARALDDAVAVARRRSHAQTTSLHAVSALLAMPSSILREVCVSRAARNTPYSSSLQFRALELCVGVSLDRLPSSKSPAATEEDPPVSNSLMAAIKRSQANQRRHPESYHLQQIHNGGGGCQTTVLKVELKYFILSILDDPIVNRVFGEAGFRSSDIKLDVLHPPVTQFSSRFSRGRCPPLFLCNLPNSDPNRDLPFSGSVDENSRRIGEVLGRKDKRNPLLVGNCANEALKTFVDSINSGKLGFVPMEISGLSVISVEKEISEILADGLRTDEEIRGKIDELGRIVEQSNGSKTGMVLNLGEFKVFTSEGNGLEKLVLKLSGLLKDQSKKLWFIGCVSSNETYTKLIDRFPNIEKDWDLHVLPITASKPSSQGVYPKSSLMGSFVPFGGFFSSTSDFRVPLSSTVNQTFSRCHICNEKYLQEVAAVIKAGSSLSLADQCSEKLPSWLRAAETELDKGTTGSTKALDDANTSASQTAALQKKWDNICQSIHQTTAFPKLGFQSVSPQFPVQTEKSVRNPTEPNGPIMPSRTPSSFLETPKLLSPPISKPKHIEDPTTLVTNRTVSSPLSCVTTDLGLGVIYASKSQESKAAREKPLLMTLNSSLEHTYQKDFKSLRESLSRKVAWQNEAVNAISQIICGCKTDSTRSNQANGIWLALLGPDKVGKKKVAMALSEVLFGGQVNSICVEFGSEHCSPDDKFRGKTVVDYITSELSRKPHSVILLENVEKAEFPDQMRLSEAVSTGKLRDSHGRVISMKSAIVVVTSGIAKDNATDHVIKPVKISEEQVLSARSWKLQIKLAEATKIGVNKRKHELETEQRAAKVQRSYLDLNLPVDETEVGLDHETEDRNAWFDSFIEQVDGKVTFKPVDFDGLAKNIQEKISSHFERCFGSETHLELDKEVIIQILAASWSSVSSGEEEKTVDQWMQTVLAPSFAEARQKYGSNPMLAVKLVATSSSGLDSGVELPAKVDVM; encoded by the exons ATGCCGACGCCGGTTATTACGGCGAGAGAATGCTTAACAGAGGAAGCTGCTCGTGCTTTAGACGACGCCGTTGCCGTAGCTCGTCGTAGAAGCCACGCTCAAACGACGTCGCTTCACGCTGTTTCCGCTCTTTTAGCTATGCCTTCGTCTATACTCCGTGAAGTCTGCGTCTCACGCGCCGCTAGAAACACTCCTTACTCCTCTAGTCTCCAATTCCGAGCTTTAGAGCTCTGCGTCGGCGTTTCTCTCGACAGGCTCCCGTCGTCGAAGTCCCCGGCGGCGACGGAAGAAGATCCTCCGGTTTCGAATTCCCTCATGGCGGCGATCAAACGCTCTCAGGCGAATCAGAGACGGCATCCAGAGTCTTATCACCTCCAGCAGATCCACAACGGCGGCGGAGGATGTCAGACGACGGTTTTGAAAGTTGAGTTGAAGTATTTCATACTGTCGATCCTCGACGATCCGATTGTGAACCGGGTTTTTGGTGAAGCCGGGTTTCGGAGCTCCGATATTAAGCTTGATGTGCTTCACCCTCCGGTTACGCAGTTCTCTTCTCGCTTCTCTCGTGGTCGTTGTCCTCCTCTCTTCCTATGTAATCTCCCCAACTCGGATCCGAATCGTGACCTCCCGTTTAGTGGGAGCGTCGATGAGAATTCTCGGAGGATCGGAGAAGTATTAGGTCGGAAAGATAAGAGGAACCCTCTCCTTGTTGGTAATTGTGCTAACGAAGCTCTCAAAACGTTCGTTGATTCGATTAATAGTGGGAAGTTAGGGTTTGTTCCTATGGAGATTAGTGGATTAAGTGTGATTAGTGTAGAGAAGGAGATTAGTGAAATTTTAGCTGATGGATTAAGAACTGACGAGGAGATTCGTGGGAAGATTGATGAGTTAGGAAGAATCGTGGAGCAGAGTAATGGTTCGAAAACGGGGATGGTGCTTAATCTGGGAGAGTTTAAGGTCTTTACTAGTGAAGGTAATGGTCTTGAGAAGTTGGTGTTGAAGCTCTCGGGTTTGTTGAAAGATCAAAGTAAGAAACTTTGGTTCATTGGATGTGTGTCGAGCAACGAGACTTACACGAAGCTTATTGATCGGTTTCCTAATATTGAGAAGGATTGGGACCTTCATGTTCTTCCAATCACAGCCTCTAAACCCTCGAGTCAAGGGGTTTATCCCAAATCAAG CTTGATGGGATCATTTGTTCCGTTTGGAGGGTTCTTCTCATCAACATCAGACTTCAGAGTACCGTTGAGTAGCACAGTTAATCAGACGTTCTCTAGATGTCACATCTGCAACGAGAAGTATTTGCAAGAAGTAGCTGCTGTTATCAAGGCTGGTTCAAGTCTCTCTCTGGCTGACCAATGTTCCGAGAAGTTGCCCTCATGGCTACGGGCAGCAGAGACCGAGTTAGACAAGGGAACAACGGGCAGCACTAAG GCTTTAGATGACGCTAACACGTCAGCTTCACAAACCGCAGCTTTGCAGAAGAAATGGGACAATATATGCCAAAGTATCCACCAAACTACGGCCTTTCCTAAACTCGGTTTTCAGTCTGTGAGTCCACAGTTCCCAGTTCAGACCGAGAAGAGCGTGCGAAACCCAACGGAGCCAAATGGTCCCATTATGCCCAGCAGAACCCCTTCAAGCTTTTTGGAGACGCCTAAACTGCTGAGTCCTCCAATCTCAAAGCCAAAACATATAGAAGATCCAACGACATTGGTGACTAACCGCACAGTGAGTTCGCCTTTGAGTTGTGTTACTACAGATTTAGGGTTGGGAGTAATCTATGCATCAAAAAGCCAGGAATCAAAAGCAGCGAGGGAGAAACCGCTACTGATGACCTTAAACTCTTCTTTAGAGCATACATATCAGAAAGATTTCAAGTCTCTCAGAGAATCACTCTCTCGTAAAGTTGCATGGCAGAACGAAGCTGTGAATGCCATAAGCCAAATCATCTGTGGATGCAAAACTGACTCCACGAGAAGTAACCAAGCAAACGGAATTTGGCTGGCTCTTCTTGGACCCGATAAAGTAGGGAAGAAGAAAGTAGCGATGGCTCTTTCTGAAGTCCTCTTTGGTGGTCAGGTCAATAGCATCTGTGTAGAATTTGGGTCAGAGCATTGTTCTCCTGATGACAAATTCAGAGGCAAAACAGTGGTAGATTACATAACCAGTGAGTTATCAAGGAAACCACACTCTGTTATTTTACTAGAAAACGTGGAAAAAGCTGAGTTCCCGGATCAGATGAGATTGTCTGAAGCTGTAAGTACTGGGAAACTCCGTGATTCGCATGGAAGAGTGATCAGTATGAAAAGTGCGATTGTTGTTGTGACGTCTGGGATTGCCAAGGATAATGCTACTGATCATGTTATTAAACCTGTGAAGATTTCTGAGGAACAAGTTCTCAGCGCAAGAAGCTGGAAACTGCAGATTAAGCTAGCAGAAGCTACTAAAATTGGGGTAAATAAGAGAAAACATGAGCTAGAAACAGAGCAACGTGCAGCGAAAGTGCAACGTTCATATCTGGATCTGAATCTTCCAGTGGATGAGACAGAAGTTGGCCTCGATCATGAGACAGAGGACAGGAACGCTTGGTTCGATAGCTTCATTGAACAAGTGGACGGAAAAGTGACGTTCAAACCGGTTGACTTCGATGGGTTAGCCAAGAACATTCAAGAGAAGATCAGTTCTCATTTTGAGCGGTGCTTTGGATCCGAAACACATCTAGAGCTTGATAAAGAAGTGATCATCCAGATTCTGGCGGCTTCTTGGTCATCAGTATCATcgggtgaagaagaaaagacagTTGATCAGTGGATGCAAACCGTTCTTGCTCCGAGCTTTGCTGAAGCAAGACAGAAGTACGGTTCAAATCCAATGCTGGCCGTGAAGCTGGTTGCTACTTCTTCTAGCGGTTTAGATTCCGGAGTAGAGTTGCCGGCCAAGGTGGATGTGATGTGA